A stretch of Maniola hyperantus chromosome 15, iAphHyp1.2, whole genome shotgun sequence DNA encodes these proteins:
- the Lis-1 gene encoding lissencephaly-1 homolog gives MKMVLSQRQREELNKAIADYLGSNGYNDALEAFKKEAEMTGEMDRKFGGLLEKKWTSVIRLQKKVMELESKLSEAQKEFIEGAPTRAKRTPTEWIPRPPEKFCLTGHRATITKVIFHPVFSLLVSSSEDATIKVWDFENGDYERSLKGHTDSVQDIAFDHHGKLLVSCSADMSIKLWDFNQTYECIKTMHGHDHNVSSVAFSPSGDIVYSASRDKTIKAWEVATGYCVKTYKGHREWVRMVRVSADGALLASCSNDQTVRIWNADTNECKMELREHEHVVECVAWAPESAAPAVNEAAGGDNRRASHQGPFLASGSRDKSVKIWDVSTGQCLATLVGHDNWVRGAVWHPGGRFLLTTSDDKTLRVWDVAHTRCLKTLYAHQHFATSIDFHKSLPYVISGSVDQTVKVWECR, from the exons AAACAAAGCGATCGCCGACTACTTGGGCAGCAATGGCTACAACGACGCGTTGGAAGCGTTCAAGAAGGAAGCCGAGATGACCGGCGAAATGGATCGCAAGTTCGGCGGGCTCCTCGAAAAGAAGTGGACCTCCGTTATTAGGCTGCAGAAAAAG GTGATGGAGCTGGAATCCAAACTGTCGGAGGCACAAAAGGAGTTCATAGAGGGAGCGCCCACACGGGCCAAGCGAACGCCGACCGAGTGGATTCCACGCCCGCCAGAGAAGTTCTGCCTTACGGGACACCGGGCCACTATTACAAAG GTAATATTTCACCCAGTGTTCAGTTTACTAGTGTCCTCGAGCGAGGACGCGACGATCAAAGTGTGGGATTTCGAGAACGGCGACTACGAACGATCCCTGAAGGGCCACACCGACTCCGTACAGGACATCGCCTTCGACCATCATGGCAAGCTACTTG TTTCGTGCAGTGCAGACATGTCTATCAAGCTGTGGGATTTTAACCAGACGTACGAGTGCATAAAGACCATGCATGGGCACGACCACAATGTATCGTCGGTGGCATTCTCCCCCAGCGGCGATATCGTGTACTCGGCCAGCCGGGACAAGACCATCAAGGCTTGGGAAGTGGCCACGGG TTACTGCGTGAAGACGTACAAGGGTCACCGCGAGTGGGTGCGCATGGTGCGCGTGTCGGCGGACGGCGCGCTGCTCGCGAGCTGCTCCAACGACCAGACCGTGCGCATCTGGAACGCGGACACCAACGAGTGCAAG ATGGAGCTACGCGAACACGAGCATGTGGTGGAGTGCGTCGCGTGGGCGCCGGAGTCTGCCGCCCCCGCCGTCAACGAGGCGGCCGGCGGCGACAACCGCCGCGCCAGCCACCAGGGGCCCTTCCTGGCCAGCGGCTCCCGCGACAAGTCCGTCAAG ATCTGGGATGTGAGCACGGGCCAGTGCCTGGCAACATTGGTGGGCCACGATAACTGGGTGCGTGGCGCAGTATGGCACCCTGGGGGTCGCTTCCTGCTCACGACCTCCGACGACAAGACTCTCCGCGTGTGGGACGTGGCGCACACGCGCTGCCTCAAGACCCTCTACGCGCACCAGCACTTCGCAACCAGCATCG ATTTCCACAAGAGCTTGCCATATGTGATATCGGGCAGCGTCGATCAGACCGTCAAAGTTTGGGAGTGTCGCTAA